In Helianthus annuus cultivar XRQ/B chromosome 8, HanXRQr2.0-SUNRISE, whole genome shotgun sequence, a single genomic region encodes these proteins:
- the LOC110870119 gene encoding uncharacterized protein LOC110870119, producing the protein MFSTSNDVCSEFFNNASFSSIDVLWETTKPKAFIIFGIIKNIVTGFGWYYMTCPTCLHEATMEIEEYLPLDGSCDSNKFEVYHCSNYECFEHIIKPLPKFKIKIEVEDDTDSTHLILLHDQAVQVLNKSAAELLKDNESIDGYSTFPKEIKSLVGKLFAYKIQVTHENIEKFDEVYDTTAISSDYSLISHVKKSLLTKQEENIAKGKRNLYELYDVDPAFPSCSTKRKVDEEKTGKDFH; encoded by the exons ATGTTTTCAACATCTAATGATGTCTGTTCTGAGTTTTTTAACAATGCATCTTTCAGTAGCATTGATGTTTTATGGGAGACAACTAAG ccAAAGGCTTTTATCATATTCGGTATCATCAAGAACATTGTTACTGGTTTTGGTTGGTACTACATGACGTGTCCAACATGTTTGCATGAGGCTACTATGGAGATTGAGGAATATCTTCCACTTGATGGTTCTTGTGATTCTAATAAATTTGAAGTTTATCACTGCTCTAACTATGAATGTTTTGAACACATCATAAAACCTCTACcgaaatttaagatcaaaattGAAGTTGAGGACGATACTGATTCAACTCATCTTATATTACTTCATGATCAAGCTGTACAGGTTTTGAATAAATCTGCTGCTGAATTGCTAAAAGATAATGAATCG ATCGATGGATATTCAACATTTCCAAAGGAGATTAAATCTTTGGTTGGGAAGTTGTTTGCTTATAAGATTCAAGTTACCCATGAAAATATCGAAAAATTTGATGAAGTTTATGATACCACTGCGATAAGCAGCGATTATTCTCTTATTTCTCATGTTAAAAAGAGCCTTTTGACTAAACAG GAGGAGAATATCGCAAAAGGTAAACGTAATCTGTATGAGTTGTACGATGTTGATCCAGCATTTCCGAGTTGTTCTACAAAGCGTAAGGTTGATGAAGAAAAAACTGGGAAAGATTTTCATTGA